A single genomic interval of Pyrobaculum arsenaticum DSM 13514 harbors:
- a CDS encoding molybdopterin-dependent oxidoreductase, whose amino-acid sequence MQCQEIKVERPWPPNQVKAHRFVVYDVFEPPDVGFDQHIIRVVGRVEKPLEIPLKELASKYPCVDLVAPFHCVTGWSVEKVVWRGVQVKALLEEARPYGPYALAWGIDGYSASLPIEALWEENTIIAWTMNGEPLPKKHGAPARLVVPTRYAWKSVKYFGALEVVDDPVPGYWEMSGYSLNADPWREERFDFGRPQMRGRRVTF is encoded by the coding sequence ATGCAGTGTCAAGAGATTAAGGTGGAACGGCCCTGGCCTCCCAACCAGGTGAAGGCCCACCGCTTCGTCGTATACGACGTATTTGAGCCGCCCGACGTGGGCTTCGACCAGCACATCATAAGGGTTGTGGGGAGGGTCGAGAAGCCGCTAGAGATACCGCTTAAGGAGCTGGCCTCGAAGTATCCGTGCGTAGACCTCGTGGCGCCGTTCCACTGCGTCACGGGGTGGTCTGTGGAGAAGGTAGTGTGGAGGGGGGTACAGGTCAAGGCCCTCCTCGAAGAGGCGAGGCCCTACGGACCCTACGCCCTGGCCTGGGGCATAGACGGCTACAGCGCCTCTCTGCCGATAGAGGCTTTGTGGGAGGAGAACACAATCATCGCGTGGACCATGAACGGGGAACCCCTGCCCAAGAAGCACGGCGCCCCCGCCAGGCTGGTGGTGCCCACTCGATACGCGTGGAAGAGCGTGAAGTACTTCGGCGCGCTTGAGGTCGTGGACGACCCAGTGCCGGGATACTGGGAGATGTCCGGCTACTCTCTCAACGCTGACCCGTGGCGGGAGGAGCGTTTTGATTTTGGACGGCCCCAGATGAGGGGTAGGCGCGTAACTTTTTAA
- a CDS encoding SDR family oxidoreductase has product MGLLSGKVAVVTGGARGIGAAIAYKLGAEGASVVIADVDEEAGAYRERWLRSNGVNALFIKADVSKEGEVASLFRKVEEKFGRLDALINNAGVANFKDFFEETLEDWYKVIDTNLTGPYLCSKYAAKIMAKNNGGVIINIASTRAFQSEPNTVPYSASKGGLIAMTHALAVTLAKYRIRVVAVSPGWVDTSAWQFPPRSPALTRLDHLQHPAGRVGDPMDVANLVAFLASDHASWITGVNITIDGGMTVKMIYLDDVVISEAATVLTGDAELGALLKDVLANWERIGVRVKEVLRRALE; this is encoded by the coding sequence GTGGGTTTGCTGTCGGGCAAAGTCGCGGTGGTCACGGGTGGGGCTAGGGGCATCGGCGCCGCCATCGCCTACAAGCTGGGGGCTGAGGGCGCCTCTGTGGTTATAGCAGACGTGGATGAAGAGGCTGGGGCTTATCGCGAGCGCTGGCTCCGCTCAAATGGAGTCAACGCGCTGTTCATCAAAGCGGACGTGTCGAAGGAGGGGGAGGTGGCGTCTTTGTTTCGGAAAGTGGAGGAGAAATTTGGCCGCTTAGACGCGCTGATCAACAACGCAGGTGTGGCCAACTTCAAGGACTTTTTCGAAGAGACACTGGAGGATTGGTACAAGGTTATCGACACGAACCTAACTGGGCCTTACCTCTGTTCTAAGTACGCGGCGAAGATAATGGCTAAGAACAACGGCGGTGTCATCATCAACATCGCCTCCACGAGGGCTTTCCAGTCGGAGCCGAACACTGTCCCTTACTCCGCCTCCAAGGGCGGCCTAATTGCCATGACCCACGCGCTTGCCGTCACGCTGGCGAAGTATAGGATTAGGGTGGTGGCTGTGTCGCCGGGGTGGGTCGACACAAGCGCCTGGCAGTTCCCCCCTCGGAGCCCTGCGCTGACCCGGCTGGACCACCTGCAACACCCAGCGGGGAGGGTGGGTGACCCCATGGACGTCGCCAACTTGGTGGCCTTCCTAGCCTCCGATCACGCCTCGTGGATAACTGGGGTTAATATAACCATAGACGGGGGGATGACCGTGAAGATGATATACCTCGACGATGTCGTGATTTCGGAAGCGGCTACTGTGCTTACAGGAGACGCAGAGTTAGGGGCTTTGCTGAAGGATGTGCTGGCTAATTGGGAGAGAATAGGCGTTAGGGTAAAGGAGGTGCTCAGAAGGGCTCTTGAATAG
- a CDS encoding ArsR/SmtB family transcription factor, whose translation MIDKVLGSQTKVKIILTLWRHGEMNMAALVEKVGAAHQTVIQQLEQLIDYGVVEARQVGRMRLFRIARDPAFQQLAEALARADEWLATRV comes from the coding sequence GTGATTGACAAGGTTTTAGGCTCTCAAACCAAGGTCAAGATAATCCTCACCTTGTGGAGGCACGGCGAGATGAATATGGCGGCCCTCGTGGAGAAGGTAGGCGCGGCTCACCAAACAGTTATCCAGCAACTAGAACAGCTTATAGACTACGGCGTGGTGGAGGCTAGGCAGGTGGGGAGGATGAGGTTGTTCAGAATCGCCCGTGACCCCGCCTTTCAACAACTGGCAGAGGCCTTAGCCAGGGCAGACGAGTGGCTAGCCACGCGCGTCTAG
- the cc1 gene encoding DNA-binding protein CC1 — protein sequence MSKQKLRFYDIKAKKSFETDQYEVVAKETARGPMMFAVAKSPYTGIKVYRLVGKKK from the coding sequence ATGTCTAAACAGAAGCTAAGGTTCTACGACATCAAGGCGAAGAAGTCCTTTGAAACGGATCAATACGAAGTGGTGGCGAAGGAGACTGCGCGTGGGCCGATGATGTTCGCAGTGGCCAAGTCGCCTTATACGGGTATAAAGGTCTATAGACTGGTAGGAAAGAAGAAATAA
- a CDS encoding bifunctional hydroxymethylpyrimidine kinase/phosphomethylpyrimidine kinase: MWRVAITIAGLDSGGGAGIHADIKTFAAMGVHGTTALTCVTAQNTYEVREAQCLAPSLVRSQIMAVWDDMGIDAGKTGMLGTREIIEEVASTVSKLGFPLVVDPVMVAKSGAPLISDDAVDVLRRRLLPVAKVVTPNRPEAERLTGMKIASEKDAERAAEYINKEYGTEVVVVKGGHLEGAEAVDVVYYKGSFHKFSTPRLESRATHGTGCAYSAAIAAALAKGLDPLEAIKTAKRFIYTAIKYGVSRGKGHWPVNPTAWVEIPAERWRAAQELNAALDLIRRNAAVFAKAIPEVQSNIGYVIDPRYAEGPGDIVAVPGRIVNYMGEARPSGPPTFGASSHTARKILAFVKKGAEVRAAMNIRYSPHLVEKAKSLGFRVAVVDRRKEPEEVKQVEGGSMAWVVGEALSQTGGAPPDIIADLGDWGKEPQITILGRSPVEVVEKALRLLT, translated from the coding sequence ATGTGGCGGGTGGCCATAACGATAGCTGGACTTGACTCCGGCGGCGGCGCCGGGATACACGCCGATATAAAGACCTTCGCCGCCATGGGCGTCCACGGGACCACGGCTCTTACCTGCGTTACGGCCCAAAACACCTACGAGGTCAGGGAGGCCCAGTGCCTTGCGCCGTCTCTCGTGAGGTCTCAGATAATGGCGGTTTGGGACGACATGGGGATAGACGCGGGGAAAACCGGCATGCTGGGCACAAGGGAGATAATAGAAGAGGTGGCCTCCACCGTGTCTAAGCTGGGGTTCCCCCTCGTCGTTGACCCCGTAATGGTGGCAAAGTCCGGCGCGCCCTTAATCTCAGACGACGCCGTGGACGTGCTTAGGCGGAGGCTCCTCCCAGTGGCCAAAGTGGTTACCCCCAACAGGCCGGAGGCGGAGAGGCTCACAGGCATGAAAATCGCCTCCGAGAAGGACGCGGAGAGGGCTGCCGAGTATATAAACAAGGAGTACGGGACAGAAGTCGTGGTGGTTAAGGGGGGCCACCTTGAAGGCGCCGAGGCTGTCGACGTCGTGTACTACAAGGGGTCCTTCCACAAGTTCTCCACGCCCCGCCTGGAGTCCCGCGCCACCCACGGGACAGGCTGTGCCTACTCGGCGGCCATAGCCGCGGCGCTGGCCAAGGGCCTCGACCCCCTGGAGGCCATCAAGACGGCGAAGAGGTTTATCTACACGGCGATTAAATACGGCGTGTCCAGGGGCAAGGGGCACTGGCCTGTGAACCCCACGGCGTGGGTGGAGATCCCGGCGGAGAGGTGGAGGGCCGCGCAAGAGCTCAACGCGGCGCTGGACTTAATACGGAGAAATGCCGCGGTCTTCGCCAAGGCGATACCCGAAGTCCAGTCTAATATAGGGTATGTGATCGACCCCCGCTACGCCGAGGGGCCGGGCGACATCGTTGCCGTCCCGGGGCGGATCGTAAACTACATGGGCGAGGCGAGGCCATCGGGCCCGCCTACCTTCGGTGCCAGTAGCCACACGGCTAGGAAGATATTGGCCTTCGTGAAAAAAGGCGCTGAGGTGAGGGCGGCCATGAACATAAGATACTCCCCCCACTTGGTAGAGAAGGCCAAATCCCTGGGCTTCAGGGTGGCTGTGGTGGATCGCCGCAAGGAGCCGGAGGAGGTTAAGCAAGTCGAGGGCGGCTCCATGGCCTGGGTGGTAGGGGAGGCCCTATCCCAAACGGGCGGAGCGCCGCCAGACATCATAGCAGACCTCGGCGACTGGGGGAAGGAGCCCCAGATCACGATCCTCGGCAGAAGTCCCGTTGAGGTGGTCGAGAAGGCCCTGCGCCTACTTACCTAG
- a CDS encoding 5-formyltetrahydrofolate cyclo-ligase has protein sequence MVKDVKMAIRERIWRLMEERGVAAFPRPVYGRIPNFRGAEKACENLARLDVFAKAAVVKVNPDAPQRPCREAALAAGKKLIMPTPRIREGFLFLDPALIPKSAYREASTIGGAFKWGRPVKPWDLPRVDLVIIGSVAVNPTTGRRLGKSHGYAEIEWGILTALGKAGEDTPIATTIHDVQLVEDDIPREPFDLPVDVITTPMRVIHVNRVDKKPAGIFWEYVTDEMLREIPLLAELKKLGK, from the coding sequence GTGGTTAAGGATGTCAAAATGGCCATACGTGAGAGGATATGGCGCCTCATGGAGGAGCGTGGAGTGGCGGCTTTCCCCCGACCCGTGTACGGTCGAATACCTAACTTCAGGGGGGCCGAGAAAGCATGCGAGAATTTGGCAAGACTGGACGTCTTTGCCAAAGCCGCCGTGGTTAAGGTAAATCCCGACGCGCCGCAGAGGCCCTGCCGCGAGGCCGCCCTCGCCGCCGGGAAGAAGCTAATTATGCCGACTCCGAGAATCAGGGAGGGATTCCTTTTCCTAGACCCAGCCCTTATCCCCAAAAGCGCCTACCGCGAGGCGTCTACAATCGGAGGCGCCTTCAAGTGGGGGAGGCCAGTAAAGCCCTGGGATCTCCCCCGCGTAGACCTGGTGATAATCGGCTCGGTGGCGGTCAATCCCACCACCGGCCGGCGGCTCGGCAAATCCCACGGCTACGCCGAAATAGAGTGGGGCATCTTAACAGCCTTAGGCAAGGCAGGCGAGGACACGCCCATCGCAACCACGATCCACGACGTGCAACTGGTAGAAGACGATATCCCGCGGGAGCCCTTCGACCTCCCCGTCGACGTCATTACAACGCCGATGCGCGTAATACATGTCAATAGGGTTGACAAGAAGCCCGCCGGCATCTTCTGGGAGTACGTAACAGATGAAATGCTTAGGGAAATCCCCTTGCTCGCAGAGTTGAAAAAGCTAGGTAAGTAG
- a CDS encoding NfeD family protein: protein MAGWRAVVLALLASALALAASNAVALYLDGTIDGTAVTLARAALADAQSRGLPLVVVINTYGGFLAPMDQIVELFLNAGVPVYAYVPEGGKAVSAGAFVAMAARRIYMAPTAEIGAAEPRPPDPKVVNYAAARMRALASAKWNDSRVDIAESFVRENKVLTGAEAVKLGIAEPLPSGGWVFVAEYRRDPLSSLLNALSDPAVISLLLLLGVVFIGYELLAGGFQGVGVVGGLLLVLALYLLGQLGSEWLWAALAIGGATLIAAEIFAGHGAFAATGLALFGLSLYFASVSQPYYQLQGASYALSSLAALGALAVAYLGYKVRQAMRRKPLNYKAQLVGALGVAKTEIRPGQPGVAYVAEEEWTAVSDEEIKPGERVVVEGVEGLTLMVKKAKSA from the coding sequence GTGGCTGGGTGGAGGGCTGTTGTACTTGCACTGCTCGCCTCCGCCTTGGCGCTGGCCGCATCCAACGCCGTGGCCTTGTACCTCGATGGCACCATTGACGGAACCGCAGTTACCCTAGCCCGAGCGGCGCTGGCGGATGCCCAAAGCCGCGGGTTACCTCTCGTGGTGGTTATCAATACCTACGGGGGTTTCCTTGCCCCAATGGATCAAATTGTGGAGCTGTTCTTAAACGCGGGGGTTCCGGTATATGCCTACGTGCCGGAGGGGGGCAAGGCCGTTTCGGCGGGGGCCTTCGTGGCCATGGCGGCTAGGAGGATCTACATGGCGCCCACCGCCGAGATAGGCGCCGCCGAGCCTAGGCCGCCTGACCCCAAGGTGGTGAACTACGCCGCGGCCCGGATGAGGGCGCTGGCGTCTGCCAAGTGGAACGACTCCAGGGTGGACATAGCCGAGTCTTTTGTCAGGGAGAACAAGGTGCTCACAGGAGCGGAGGCCGTTAAGCTGGGAATCGCTGAGCCACTGCCGTCGGGAGGCTGGGTTTTTGTCGCCGAGTACCGGAGGGACCCCCTCTCCAGCCTCCTAAACGCCTTGTCTGATCCCGCGGTGATATCGCTACTGCTCCTGCTGGGCGTCGTGTTCATTGGCTACGAGCTCCTAGCCGGCGGCTTCCAAGGCGTCGGCGTAGTCGGGGGGCTTTTACTAGTGCTCGCCCTCTACCTCTTGGGCCAGCTGGGCTCTGAGTGGCTCTGGGCGGCGCTGGCCATCGGCGGGGCTACGCTCATCGCCGCGGAGATCTTCGCCGGCCACGGCGCCTTCGCCGCCACTGGTCTGGCCCTCTTCGGCCTCTCCCTATACTTCGCAAGCGTCAGCCAGCCCTACTACCAGCTCCAAGGCGCCTCCTACGCCCTGTCCTCCTTGGCCGCGCTGGGCGCCTTGGCCGTGGCCTACCTGGGCTATAAGGTGAGGCAGGCGATGCGGAGAAAGCCGCTTAACTACAAGGCACAGCTGGTGGGGGCCTTGGGGGTCGCCAAGACTGAGATAAGGCCGGGTCAGCCGGGGGTGGCGTACGTGGCGGAGGAGGAGTGGACAGCTGTCTCAGACGAGGAGATAAAGCCAGGGGAGAGGGTGGTGGTGGAGGGCGTTGAGGGCCTCACCTTAATGGTTAAAAAGGCCAAGTCTGCATAG